One segment of Taeniopygia guttata chromosome 17, bTaeGut7.mat, whole genome shotgun sequence DNA contains the following:
- the GPR21 gene encoding probable G-protein coupled receptor 21 has product MNSSLVGNQSGRPFCLLAISYLETINFCLLEVVIIVFLMVLIISGNIIVIFVFHCAPLLNHHTTSYFIQTMAYADLLVGVSCLVPSLSLLHYPIVLSESLVCQIFGYVVSVLKSVSMASLACISIDRYIAITKPLTYNTLVTPWRLRICILTIWLYSCLVFLPSFHWGKPGYHGDVFQWCANSWNTDPYFTLFIVVMLYAPAAFIVCFTYFNIFRICQQHTKEINERRVRFSSQDGEAGEAQPCPDKRYAMVLFRITSVFYILWLPYIIYFLLESSNVYSNRVASFLTTWLAISNSFCNCVIYSLSNSVFQKGLKRLSGAICASCARQRVAKDSSTSRSKRSSNGCHV; this is encoded by the coding sequence ATGAACTCCTCTTTGGTTGGCAACCAGAGTGGCCGGCCCTTCTGTCTCCTGGCCATTAGCTATTTGGAGACCATCAATTTTTGCCTCCTGGAAGTGGTTATTATTGTGTTCCTCATGGTGCTGATTATTTCGGGCAACATTATTGTGATATTTGTCTTTCACTGTGCACCTCTGCTGAACCACCACACCACCAGCTACTTCATCCAGACTATGGCATATGCTGACCTCCTGGTGGGCGTGAGCTGTCTGGTGCCTTCTTTGTCTCTGCTGCACTATCCTATTGTTTTAAGTGAGTCCTTGGTTTGCCAAATCTTTGGTTATGTGGTATCAGTGCTGAAGAGCGTCTCCATGGCCTCCCTGGCATGCATCAGCATTGACAGATACATTGCCATCACGAAGCCCCTGACCTACAACACGCTGGTTACCCCATGGAGGCTGCGGATCTGCATATTGACCATTTGGCTCTACTCCTGCCTGGTCTTCTTACCCTCCTTTCACTGGGGAAAGCCTGGATACCACGGGGATGTGTTCCAGTGGTGCGCCAATTCCTGGAACACCGATCCCTATTTCACCCTCTTCATTGTGGTGATGCTCTACGCCCCGGCCGCTTTCATTGTCTGCTTCACCTACTTCAACATCTTCCGcatctgccagcagcacacCAAGGAGATCAACGAGCGGCGCGTGCGCTTCAGCTCGCAGGACGGGGAGGCTGGGgaggcccagccctgcccggacAAGCGCTATGCCATGGTCCTCTTCCGCATCACCAGTGTCTTCTACATCCTGTGGCTGCCCTACATCATCTATTTCCTGCTGGAGAGCTCCAACGTCTACAGTAACCGTGTTGCATCCTTCTTGACCACCTGGCTTGCCATTAGCAACAGTTTCTGCAACTGTGTCATTTACAGTCTCTCCAACAGTGTCTTTCAGAAGGGGCTGAAGCGTCTCTCGGGGGCCATCTGTGCCTCGTGTGCTAGACAGAGGGTAGCTAAGGACTCCTCTACCTCTAGGAGCAAAAGATCTTCCAATGGATGCCATGTCTAG